Sequence from the bacterium genome:
TTTTTTTTCTTCCCTTAAGAAGCAAGGAGGAATCTTCTGTTTTATCCAAGTTTTCCATCCTCTCGGTAAGGAAAAACAATTCATCCAATAAATTTTTATCCTTAAATTGCTGGATTTCTATTAGATGGTAAAGCTTCATTCAACCATTGGAAGGGTTATCTCCTTTTGAGCCTGGTATCTTCCCTTCTTATCAGCATATGAAACCTCGCAGACCTCATCAGAAGAAAGGAATAAAACCTGGGCAATGCCTTCATTGGCATATATCTTTGCCGGAAGGGGTGTTGTGTTTGAGATTTCTAAGGTTACAAACCCCTCCCATTCTGGCTCAAATGGCGTTACATTTGTGATTATTCCACACCTGGCATAGGTTGATTTTCCAAGGCATATTGTAATGATATCCCTTGGGATTCTAAAGTATTCAACTGACCTTGCCAAAGCAAATGAATTGGGAGGGATTATACA
This genomic interval carries:
- the dcd gene encoding dCTP deaminase is translated as MVKSDRWIREQAKKGMIEPFASNQLSKAVISYGLSSYGYDIRVSDEFLIFTNINTTIVDPKNFDPKSFVHFKGDICIIPPNSFALARSVEYFRIPRDIITICLGKSTYARCGIITNVTPFEPEWEGFVTLEISNTTPLPAKIYANEGIAQVLFLSSDEVCEVSYADKKGRYQAQKEITLPMVE